The following proteins are co-located in the Paludibaculum fermentans genome:
- a CDS encoding isocitrate lyase/PEP mutase family protein, whose protein sequence is MSSDLQAKAKILLNLHHGEKILVLPNAWDAGSARIFEKAGFPAIATTSAGVAFTYGKPDGQRIQAAEMLAVVQRIAEAVKVPVTADVEAGYGDIAGTVRGVLEAGAVGMNLEDMESDGATGLIPLAEQVQRVKAVRAAADAAGVHIVLNARTDVFLAGIGDPASRLALAIERIRAYAEAGADSLFVPAVKDETVIRALVQSVAKPINILANAGVPATGRLQELGVRRVSTGSGPSRAALSVAQAVAAELLATGAYSVFTECSLSYPAANKLFAE, encoded by the coding sequence ATGAGTTCTGATTTGCAGGCTAAAGCCAAGATTCTGTTGAATCTGCACCACGGAGAGAAAATTCTCGTGCTGCCTAACGCCTGGGATGCCGGCAGCGCCCGCATCTTCGAGAAGGCAGGCTTCCCGGCCATTGCTACAACCAGCGCGGGCGTTGCGTTCACCTATGGGAAGCCGGACGGGCAGCGCATCCAGGCGGCGGAGATGCTGGCGGTGGTGCAGCGCATCGCCGAGGCGGTGAAGGTGCCGGTGACGGCGGACGTCGAGGCCGGTTATGGCGACATTGCAGGCACCGTGCGCGGGGTGCTGGAGGCCGGGGCGGTCGGGATGAATCTGGAGGATATGGAGAGCGATGGCGCGACCGGCCTGATCCCCCTGGCCGAACAGGTCCAACGCGTGAAGGCTGTTCGGGCGGCGGCTGACGCCGCGGGTGTCCATATCGTCCTGAATGCCCGGACGGATGTCTTTCTGGCGGGGATCGGGGATCCGGCGAGCCGGCTTGCCCTGGCGATTGAGCGGATACGGGCGTATGCGGAAGCCGGGGCGGATTCGCTGTTTGTCCCGGCGGTCAAAGATGAAACCGTGATCCGCGCCCTGGTGCAGTCCGTGGCCAAGCCGATCAACATCCTGGCGAACGCTGGCGTACCGGCTACGGGCCGGCTGCAGGAGTTAGGGGTGAGACGGGTCAGTACAGGATCCGGGCCGTCGCGTGCGGCCCTGAGTGTGGCCCAAGCTGTCGCGGCGGAATTGCTGGCCACCGGGGCATACAGCGTTTTTACGGAATGCTCACTGAGCTACCCGGCGGCTAACAAGCTGTTTGCGGAGTAG
- the mutL gene encoding DNA mismatch repair endonuclease MutL, which yields MGRIRILSDNVANKIAAGEVVERPASVIKELLENSLDAGSTDIRVEVESGGRRLLRIVDNGCGMLRDDAMLAFERHATSKLSNVDELEAIATLGFRGEALPSIASVSRLVLETRSPDEPTGTRVEISGGKLLSCEESALPAGTAISVRDLFFNVPARKKFLRSDQTELAHIASLVTHYSLAHPEKSFELTHAGKELLRVTPVLTDRERVFQVFGAEALEDLVELPQRDVGEGRFRLSGFISRPQVQKTNRNSIFLFVNRRLIRDRLLMHAITAAYYNLMPPACYPFALLFVDCDPAEVDVNVHPSKTEVRFRNSSYVHDHVRDSLRATLIEQRPVPSAPPPGTPFLEGPSGQSATRLPYSEFTQTIENFRYDEARPVLPPPEEGQPSQSMQIPEYTLRPVAPPPARFDFSGGEPITMDPQPAGAEPLRLKIPDTHGGFPAGYDLDAPQGMVSLDDLRVMGQLHDSFIIAAGRDGLWIIDQHVAHERILFEKVLAQQAAGRVEQQRLLLPIVLQLTPSQQVEYERIADDLARAGFETEPFGQRTIAVKAAPSDLSTGDLERAIFEILEIAETELRRVSVDDFRRGIAASVACRAAIKINMRLDQTRMDYLLRELARTQYPMSCPHGRPVALRYSTREILRSFHRI from the coding sequence ATGGGCCGCATTCGCATTCTCTCCGACAACGTCGCAAACAAGATCGCCGCCGGTGAGGTGGTGGAACGGCCTGCCTCGGTCATCAAGGAGCTGCTCGAAAACTCCCTGGACGCCGGGTCGACTGACATCCGGGTCGAAGTCGAAAGTGGCGGCCGCCGGTTGCTGCGCATCGTCGACAACGGCTGCGGCATGCTGCGCGACGACGCCATGCTGGCGTTTGAGCGGCACGCCACCTCCAAACTCTCGAATGTTGACGAACTGGAAGCGATTGCTACGCTAGGGTTTCGCGGCGAGGCGTTGCCGTCCATTGCCTCGGTTTCGCGGCTCGTCCTGGAGACCCGGTCGCCCGACGAGCCGACGGGTACACGGGTCGAGATCTCCGGCGGAAAGCTGCTGAGCTGCGAAGAGAGCGCCCTGCCGGCGGGCACCGCCATCAGCGTGCGCGACTTGTTCTTCAATGTTCCGGCGCGCAAGAAGTTCCTGCGGAGCGACCAGACGGAACTGGCCCATATCGCCTCGCTCGTCACCCATTACTCGCTGGCCCATCCCGAGAAATCGTTCGAGCTGACCCACGCCGGGAAGGAACTGCTGCGCGTGACTCCGGTGCTTACTGACCGGGAACGCGTGTTCCAGGTCTTCGGAGCCGAGGCGCTGGAGGATCTCGTCGAACTGCCGCAACGCGATGTTGGGGAGGGGCGTTTCCGCCTGTCCGGGTTCATCTCCAGGCCCCAGGTACAGAAGACGAATCGGAACTCGATCTTCCTGTTTGTAAACCGGCGGCTGATCCGCGACCGGCTGCTGATGCACGCCATCACTGCGGCCTACTACAACCTGATGCCGCCGGCCTGCTACCCGTTTGCCCTGTTATTTGTGGACTGCGATCCGGCGGAGGTGGACGTCAATGTCCACCCCTCGAAAACCGAAGTACGCTTCCGGAACAGCAGCTATGTCCATGACCATGTTCGGGATTCGCTGCGGGCCACGCTGATCGAGCAGAGGCCGGTGCCGAGCGCGCCGCCGCCGGGTACGCCCTTCCTGGAGGGACCGTCGGGGCAATCCGCGACCCGGCTGCCGTACTCCGAGTTCACGCAGACCATCGAGAACTTCCGCTACGACGAAGCCCGGCCGGTGTTGCCGCCTCCGGAAGAGGGCCAACCGTCCCAGTCGATGCAGATTCCGGAGTACACTTTGCGGCCCGTGGCGCCGCCTCCAGCGCGGTTCGATTTCAGCGGCGGCGAACCCATCACCATGGATCCGCAGCCGGCTGGCGCCGAACCGCTGCGACTAAAGATCCCGGATACACACGGTGGATTTCCTGCGGGCTACGACCTGGATGCGCCGCAGGGGATGGTCTCGCTCGATGACCTGCGCGTGATGGGGCAACTGCACGATAGTTTCATCATTGCCGCCGGCAGGGATGGCTTGTGGATCATCGACCAGCACGTGGCGCACGAGCGGATTCTGTTCGAAAAGGTGCTGGCGCAGCAGGCGGCGGGCCGGGTGGAGCAGCAGCGGCTGCTTTTGCCGATCGTGCTGCAACTGACGCCGTCGCAGCAGGTGGAATATGAGCGGATCGCCGACGACCTGGCGCGAGCCGGTTTCGAAACGGAGCCATTCGGCCAACGGACCATCGCGGTGAAGGCGGCGCCTTCGGATCTGTCCACGGGTGATCTGGAACGGGCTATCTTTGAGATCCTCGAGATCGCCGAGACGGAGCTGCGCCGGGTGAGTGTGGACGATTTCCGGCGCGGAATTGCGGCGTCGGTGGCGTGCCGCGCCGCGATCAAGATCAACATGCGGCTGGACCAGACGCGCATGGACTACCTGCTGCGGGAGCTAGCCCGGACGCAATATCCGATGAGCTGCCCGCACGGGCGGCCGGTGGCGCTGCGGTACTCCACGCGCGAGATCCTGCGGAGTTTCCACCGCATCTAG
- a CDS encoding HlyD family efflux transporter periplasmic adaptor subunit, with protein MKKVVFRLILIAVVLGAGYGVYHFFQGMSARQQSLPTTKVRRGDVVVRSFTRGELRAVRTASLAAPNLFGTVQVTKLAPLGALAREKNLIVEFDDSEVLSRLESRQLELDQVDEQIKKAQADLAIRNNQDQVDLLRARYAVRRAELEVKRNEILAAIDQKKNILNLDEARRRLKQLESDIKSKQEQALAEINVLREKRNRSLLDINREKMRLSQVKLLSPIGGLVAVRQNRSGFSGMFGTQVPDIREGDQVPPGTPVADVLDLSELEVIARVGELDRANLREGQEVVIRLDALAEKVFDGKIKSMSGTASANVFSSDPGKKFDVVFSIDMKQLLTTLGAKPDAIARILALAEENRKKPLSVTTGSMFGGMPGMAGLMGGGAQAGGMQAGGMPAGAAGGGMQSGGMAGMQGGMPGAQAGGDQAGGQGGQRRAGGFGMGANSNMTPEQQKKMQEILKKALNGKTMIDLSPEERQAMFAKVREEAKKAGIEMPQRGGNRGGGPETAGGAGAPGAPGAAGGTGARGAAAGAPSFGPQAPGAAGGGNRGGMMGMGSGGAGGFSAKDLENATLPPPPEEGDTMEVLLRPGLLADVEILVEKVPNAIYVPNQSIFEKDGKPVVYVKSGENWVARNIKIDKRSESVTVVTSGVNPGDTISLADPNAKPGDKKKADEKKSSGGAAGALPVGGSKGGQ; from the coding sequence ATGAAGAAAGTCGTTTTCCGTCTAATCCTGATCGCAGTGGTCCTCGGGGCCGGCTATGGCGTGTATCACTTTTTCCAGGGCATGTCTGCGCGTCAGCAGAGCTTGCCCACCACCAAAGTCCGGCGCGGCGATGTTGTGGTTCGCAGTTTCACGCGAGGAGAATTGCGCGCAGTGCGCACGGCGAGTCTGGCTGCCCCCAATCTGTTTGGTACGGTACAGGTTACGAAACTCGCTCCGCTCGGCGCGCTGGCCCGCGAGAAGAACCTGATCGTCGAGTTTGACGATTCCGAAGTGCTGTCCCGCCTGGAATCCCGCCAACTGGAACTCGATCAGGTGGATGAGCAGATCAAGAAGGCGCAAGCCGACCTGGCGATCCGCAACAATCAGGATCAGGTGGATTTGCTGCGGGCCCGTTACGCGGTCCGCCGCGCGGAACTCGAAGTGAAGCGCAACGAGATTCTGGCCGCCATCGACCAGAAGAAGAACATCCTGAACCTGGACGAAGCGCGCCGCCGGCTGAAGCAGTTGGAGAGCGACATTAAGTCGAAGCAGGAACAGGCGCTGGCCGAGATCAACGTGCTGCGCGAAAAGCGCAACCGCAGCCTGCTGGACATCAACCGCGAGAAGATGCGCCTGTCGCAGGTGAAGCTGCTTTCACCCATCGGCGGGCTCGTAGCCGTGCGGCAAAACCGCAGCGGTTTCTCGGGCATGTTCGGGACGCAGGTCCCCGACATCCGCGAAGGCGATCAGGTGCCGCCCGGGACTCCGGTGGCGGACGTGCTCGATCTCTCTGAGTTGGAAGTCATCGCCCGCGTCGGTGAGTTGGACCGCGCCAATCTGCGCGAAGGCCAGGAAGTGGTCATCCGCCTGGATGCGCTGGCGGAAAAGGTCTTCGACGGCAAGATCAAGAGCATGAGTGGCACGGCTAGTGCCAACGTGTTCAGTTCGGACCCCGGCAAGAAATTTGACGTAGTCTTCTCCATCGACATGAAGCAGTTGCTGACGACGCTGGGCGCAAAGCCTGACGCCATCGCGCGGATTCTGGCCCTGGCGGAGGAGAATCGCAAGAAACCGCTCAGCGTGACCACCGGCTCGATGTTTGGCGGTATGCCTGGAATGGCCGGCCTGATGGGCGGCGGAGCCCAGGCGGGCGGAATGCAGGCTGGTGGTATGCCGGCTGGCGCCGCTGGTGGGGGAATGCAGTCGGGCGGAATGGCCGGCATGCAGGGCGGGATGCCCGGAGCGCAGGCTGGTGGAGATCAGGCCGGCGGGCAGGGCGGACAGCGCAGGGCCGGCGGTTTTGGCATGGGCGCCAACTCCAACATGACCCCCGAGCAGCAGAAGAAGATGCAGGAGATCCTCAAGAAGGCGCTCAACGGCAAGACGATGATCGACCTCTCGCCGGAAGAACGCCAGGCGATGTTCGCGAAGGTGCGGGAGGAAGCCAAGAAGGCCGGTATTGAGATGCCGCAACGCGGCGGAAACCGCGGCGGCGGCCCGGAGACGGCCGGTGGGGCGGGCGCTCCCGGAGCCCCTGGCGCTGCTGGTGGAACCGGCGCGCGCGGCGCGGCAGCGGGTGCCCCTTCCTTCGGTCCGCAGGCGCCGGGCGCGGCCGGCGGCGGGAATCGCGGCGGCATGATGGGTATGGGTTCGGGTGGCGCAGGCGGTTTCTCGGCCAAGGATCTCGAGAACGCGACATTGCCTCCTCCTCCGGAAGAGGGCGACACCATGGAAGTTCTGCTCCGGCCGGGTCTTCTCGCCGATGTGGAGATCCTGGTGGAGAAGGTGCCGAACGCTATCTATGTGCCGAATCAGAGCATCTTCGAGAAGGACGGAAAGCCCGTTGTCTACGTGAAGTCCGGCGAGAACTGGGTGGCGCGCAATATCAAGATCGACAAGCGGTCGGAGTCTGTCACTGTGGTCACATCGGGCGTGAATCCGGGCGACACTATCTCGCTGGCGGATCCGAATGCGAAGCCTGGCGACAAAAAGAAAGCGGATGAGAAGAAATCCTCCGGCGGAGCCGCGGGCGCACTCCCGGTTGGCGGTTCAAAGGGTGGGCAGTAA
- a CDS encoding TolC family protein produces MNAAISEPTAPWIGTGNWWRKTFAANDTSVIVDGPVRLKDFVVDGKLTLSLKNYLDLVVANNTDIAVQRLTLETPKNAIQRAFGVFDPIINSSFSATRAKTPSTSTLQGANILNQLDQPFQASYQQLFAPGTQVNSTINMSKTSTNSSFNQYNPALTTSWSSSFTQPLLRNRGIYINRLPITIARAQRKTQELSLESTLQTLLVNAENAYWDVISARERLKVQEQALFLADQALKRSQKEVELGATSPLEIFQPQQNYATAEINLTQVKFQLQIAEDALRRQISVDLDPDVRKLPIVLTEQSMAAADEAPLDSDALVGMALQKRPDLISLRQTLDVNDLQIQSALNLLKPNLSLGGRYSTTGRGGTAFATDPVTGGRIPIPGGITDAFGQYFDYNTFAFSLTFNFPLRDRAASANLADTVVSKKLTALRQRSLEQSVRQDVLTAVNQLESSRASVKLAQVALDFAQKRADADQKRYDLGVITIFFLLASQNDLTQAQSTLVNSTVNYRRNVLNLQQRVGNLLEVKGIVMQ; encoded by the coding sequence ATGAACGCAGCCATTTCCGAACCGACCGCGCCTTGGATTGGAACCGGCAACTGGTGGCGGAAGACCTTCGCGGCGAACGACACGTCAGTCATCGTGGATGGTCCGGTGCGGTTGAAGGATTTCGTAGTCGACGGCAAGCTGACGCTGTCGTTGAAGAATTACCTCGACCTGGTGGTCGCCAACAACACCGACATTGCCGTGCAGCGGCTGACGCTGGAAACTCCCAAGAACGCCATCCAGCGCGCGTTCGGCGTCTTCGACCCCATCATCAATAGTTCGTTCTCGGCCACGCGCGCCAAGACGCCCTCCACCAGTACGTTGCAGGGCGCTAACATTCTCAACCAATTGGATCAGCCGTTCCAGGCTTCTTACCAGCAGTTGTTCGCGCCTGGCACCCAGGTCAACAGCACGATCAACATGTCGAAGACGTCCACGAACAGCTCGTTCAACCAGTACAACCCGGCGTTGACGACCTCCTGGAGTTCCAGCTTCACCCAACCCTTGTTGCGCAATCGCGGCATCTACATCAACCGGTTGCCCATTACAATCGCCCGGGCACAACGCAAGACGCAGGAACTTTCGCTGGAGAGCACGCTGCAAACGCTGCTGGTTAACGCTGAAAACGCCTATTGGGACGTAATCAGCGCCCGCGAGCGTTTGAAAGTTCAGGAGCAGGCCTTGTTCCTCGCCGACCAGGCGTTGAAGCGCTCGCAGAAGGAAGTGGAACTGGGCGCCACCTCACCGTTGGAAATCTTCCAGCCGCAGCAGAACTACGCTACCGCCGAAATCAACCTGACCCAGGTGAAGTTTCAGCTCCAAATCGCTGAAGATGCCCTGCGCCGCCAGATCAGCGTCGACCTCGATCCAGATGTCCGGAAGCTGCCCATCGTGCTGACCGAACAGTCCATGGCTGCGGCCGACGAGGCGCCGCTGGATTCAGATGCGCTGGTGGGCATGGCCCTGCAGAAGCGGCCGGACCTGATCTCGTTGCGCCAGACACTGGACGTCAACGATCTGCAGATCCAGAGCGCGCTCAATCTGCTGAAGCCCAATTTGAGCCTGGGTGGCCGCTACAGCACGACAGGCCGAGGCGGCACAGCCTTCGCCACCGACCCGGTGACCGGAGGTCGAATCCCCATCCCCGGCGGCATTACGGACGCTTTTGGCCAGTATTTCGACTACAACACGTTCGCTTTCAGCCTGACGTTCAACTTCCCGCTGCGCGACCGCGCCGCCTCAGCCAACCTGGCGGATACGGTCGTCAGCAAGAAACTCACTGCCCTCCGCCAGCGTTCCCTCGAGCAATCCGTACGGCAGGATGTACTTACGGCCGTCAATCAGTTGGAGAGCAGCAGGGCCTCAGTGAAGCTGGCGCAAGTCGCCCTCGATTTCGCCCAGAAGCGGGCCGACGCCGACCAGAAGCGGTACGACCTGGGTGTGATCACGATCTTCTTCCTGCTCGCGTCCCAGAACGACCTGACGCAGGCGCAGTCGACATTGGTCAACAGCACGGTGAACTACCGCCGCAACGTCCTGAACCTGCAACAGCGGGTGGGGAACCTGCTGGAAGTCAAAGGCATCGTGATGCAGTAG
- a CDS encoding cysteine hydrolase family protein, protein MESIPATAALILIDLQHAIDHPSWGVRNNPNAEQVGASLLAAWRDSGRAVYHVRHDSVEPHSTYRPGQPGHDFKSEFVPHADEPVTGKHTGSAFEGTELGERMATGCHEVLVVFGVITNNSVESTVRHAACLGYQVFLVADACFTFAKVDWNGVLRSADEVHAMSLANLHGEYCTVATAAEIMGALS, encoded by the coding sequence ATGGAGAGTATCCCCGCCACTGCGGCACTGATCCTGATCGATCTGCAGCACGCCATCGACCACCCGTCCTGGGGTGTCCGCAACAATCCGAACGCTGAACAGGTGGGCGCATCGCTGCTGGCCGCTTGGCGAGACAGCGGCCGGGCGGTGTACCATGTCCGCCACGACTCCGTCGAGCCCCACTCCACCTACCGGCCGGGGCAACCTGGCCACGATTTCAAATCCGAGTTCGTCCCGCATGCCGACGAGCCGGTGACCGGCAAGCACACCGGCAGTGCATTTGAGGGGACGGAGCTGGGCGAACGCATGGCCACCGGCTGCCACGAGGTTCTGGTCGTCTTTGGTGTGATCACCAACAATTCCGTCGAGTCCACCGTGCGGCACGCAGCCTGCCTGGGTTATCAGGTATTCCTGGTCGCCGATGCCTGTTTCACCTTTGCCAAGGTGGACTGGAATGGCGTTCTGCGGAGCGCTGACGAAGTTCATGCCATGTCCCTGGCAAACCTGCACGGTGAGTACTGTACGGTGGCGACAGCCGCGGAGATAATGGGGGCCCTGTCATGA
- a CDS encoding ABC transporter permease: protein MTSFLQAVLPEIYMGLSSLLVHKLRTMLTMLGMIFGVGAVVAMLAITAGVEKEMLSYIDLLGVNNIIIEAKEAVDRNELQQRRAVSPGMTFRDYRAIMENTQGLEKATPRKRFKPLKVLPKTAAEPPMLIGVEPDYRDIQSLKLVEGRFFNDDENATAAPVCVLGETTKVNLLGYEPAVGKYVKINDTWLQVVGVMASQSGGDTDVEGVEILSRNNLVVSPLRTVMFRFEDGNSYLKDEIDGIYLRVKPGTNSIETAAVINAILAAVHKDAGDYTVTVPAGLLEQKKRTSDIFKIVMICIAGISLLVGGIGIMNIMLATVLERTREIGIRRAIGARQSDIVRQFLTEAVMISIIGGFLGIVFGVTLAQIIAAAAGWSTVVTFTSIAVAFGVSVGIGLLFGIYPAVQAAKLDPIEAIRYE, encoded by the coding sequence ATGACGTCGTTCCTGCAGGCAGTCCTGCCTGAAATCTACATGGGGCTTTCGAGCCTCCTGGTTCATAAACTCCGGACCATGCTCACCATGTTGGGCATGATCTTCGGCGTGGGCGCCGTGGTGGCCATGCTGGCCATCACCGCCGGTGTCGAAAAGGAGATGCTCTCTTACATCGATCTGCTTGGCGTGAATAACATCATTATCGAAGCCAAGGAGGCCGTGGACCGCAACGAGTTGCAGCAGCGCCGGGCCGTCAGCCCGGGCATGACCTTCCGGGACTACCGGGCGATCATGGAGAACACGCAGGGTCTTGAAAAGGCGACGCCCCGGAAGCGCTTTAAGCCCCTGAAGGTTCTGCCCAAGACCGCGGCTGAACCTCCGATGCTCATCGGTGTGGAACCGGATTACCGGGATATCCAAAGCCTAAAGCTGGTGGAAGGCCGGTTCTTCAACGACGACGAGAACGCGACCGCCGCACCCGTGTGCGTGTTGGGTGAGACGACAAAGGTCAACCTGCTGGGCTATGAGCCCGCGGTGGGCAAATACGTCAAGATCAACGACACCTGGCTGCAGGTGGTGGGCGTAATGGCCTCCCAGTCGGGCGGCGACACGGACGTGGAAGGTGTGGAAATCCTCTCCAGAAATAATCTGGTGGTGAGCCCCCTGCGTACGGTAATGTTCCGCTTCGAAGACGGTAATAGCTATCTGAAAGACGAGATCGATGGCATCTACCTGCGCGTCAAGCCGGGCACGAACTCCATCGAGACCGCGGCGGTCATCAACGCCATCCTGGCGGCAGTCCACAAGGACGCGGGCGACTACACGGTCACCGTGCCGGCCGGCCTGCTGGAGCAGAAGAAGCGGACCAGTGACATCTTTAAAATTGTCATGATTTGTATCGCCGGCATCAGTCTATTGGTAGGTGGAATTGGCATCATGAACATCATGCTGGCGACGGTGTTGGAACGAACCCGCGAAATCGGAATCCGGCGCGCAATTGGTGCACGCCAATCCGACATCGTGCGTCAGTTCCTCACAGAAGCGGTCATGATCTCGATCATAGGCGGGTTCCTCGGAATTGTGTTCGGAGTGACGTTGGCGCAGATCATTGCGGCCGCGGCCGGCTGGTCCACCGTGGTGACGTTCACTTCCATCGCCGTGGCATTCGGCGTCTCAGTCGGCATCGGGCTGCTTTTCGGCATTTACCCGGCCGTGCAAGCTGCCAAACTCGATCCGATTGAGGCCATCCGGTATGAGTAG
- a CDS encoding efflux RND transporter periplasmic adaptor subunit, producing the protein MSSKDLKPGKKLGQTGSGKGRIVLWVVILLALAGGSFAAYRYSTAKPVEVPTVSVRKGEFTITISARGEIRSTRSVTLSAPQVPNPTITTLAESGKMVKAGQVIVEFDTAQYENFYLNFVTNARTVDSEIVQTKATHKITDEQDAMSLMTSEYDVQRAGLEASKAEILSEIEGAKNRINVGLSEGALGQVKTSVKAHDVSQQADLERLDTRKNKTLRDMARVKDYLGKMTIRAPQDGILNILPNFRAQGNWGQTPPAFKEGDRAWTGAAIAEIPDLSEMRLELKVEEVDRGKIQLGQSVKVKIDAIQDKEFEATLDWISPIASLNFRGYGSANEKTFPARATLKSVDPRLRPGMSATGIVLIESKPESLLIPNKASFLQAGKPHVWIQKGAGFQSREIEVGKRNDNDIIVLKGLQAGDRVALEDPAEVAKRAKKL; encoded by the coding sequence ATGTCTTCTAAGGATCTGAAGCCCGGCAAGAAACTTGGGCAAACCGGCAGCGGTAAGGGCCGGATCGTTCTCTGGGTCGTCATCCTCCTGGCTCTCGCCGGGGGGAGCTTTGCAGCCTACCGGTACTCCACCGCCAAGCCGGTAGAGGTGCCCACGGTCAGCGTTCGCAAGGGCGAGTTCACCATCACCATCAGCGCACGCGGCGAAATCCGTTCCACCCGGTCGGTCACGCTTTCTGCCCCGCAGGTGCCGAATCCGACGATCACGACTCTGGCCGAATCGGGCAAGATGGTCAAGGCAGGGCAGGTCATCGTCGAATTCGATACCGCCCAGTATGAGAACTTCTACCTGAACTTCGTGACGAACGCCCGCACGGTGGACAGCGAAATCGTCCAGACCAAGGCCACGCACAAGATCACGGACGAGCAGGATGCAATGAGCCTGATGACGTCGGAGTATGACGTGCAGCGCGCCGGCCTCGAAGCCTCGAAGGCGGAAATTCTCTCCGAGATCGAAGGCGCGAAGAATCGCATCAACGTCGGTTTGTCCGAGGGTGCCCTCGGTCAGGTCAAGACTTCCGTGAAAGCTCACGATGTCAGCCAGCAGGCTGACCTGGAACGGCTGGATACTCGCAAGAATAAGACCTTGCGCGACATGGCCCGAGTGAAGGACTACCTGGGCAAGATGACGATCCGCGCTCCGCAGGACGGCATTCTCAACATCCTGCCCAACTTCCGCGCCCAGGGTAACTGGGGCCAGACACCGCCGGCCTTCAAGGAAGGCGACCGCGCCTGGACCGGTGCCGCCATTGCCGAGATCCCCGATCTTTCGGAGATGCGGCTGGAACTCAAGGTGGAAGAAGTGGATCGCGGCAAGATCCAACTCGGCCAGAGCGTCAAGGTCAAGATTGACGCGATCCAGGACAAGGAATTTGAAGCCACTCTGGACTGGATCAGCCCCATCGCCTCGCTCAACTTCCGCGGGTACGGTTCGGCGAACGAGAAGACGTTCCCGGCCCGGGCCACGCTGAAGTCGGTTGACCCGCGGCTGCGGCCCGGCATGAGCGCAACGGGCATCGTTCTGATCGAGAGCAAGCCGGAGAGCCTGCTGATCCCGAACAAGGCGAGTTTCCTGCAAGCCGGAAAACCGCACGTCTGGATCCAGAAGGGCGCCGGTTTCCAGTCGCGTGAAATCGAAGTCGGAAAGCGCAATGACAACGACATCATCGTCCTGAAGGGCCTCCAGGCCGGGGACCGTGTCGCGCTGGAAGACCCGGCTGAAGTAGCCAAACGAGCAAAGAAATTATAG